The DNA segment ACACGTGACTATggctttcctcttttctctttcccaatTACTTGGCAGAATTCTCTCAGAATCCCCAGATCTTGGTGCCTTCACTGCTGGAAGTTGGGATGGCCGAGACTATGAGCTGTGAGGTGGTTAGGGTGTTCCCAGCCCAGGAAGCTGTCTTCCGAATGTTTCTGGAAGACCAGGAGCTGAGCCCTTTCTCCTCCTGGAAAGGAGATGCAGCATGGGCCAGTGCTACCATTCAGGCCATGGAGACCGGTGACCAGGAGCTGACCTGCCTTGTGTCTGTGGGTCCTGTGGAGCAGAAAGCAAGAAAACCAGTGCATGTCTACAGTAAGTGACCCGCCCTTCTCCCTGCAGGGTCTCTGCTAGGGGGAGGTCGCATAGCAGTGTGTCTGAACGGTGTGCAAATACTCCCCCTTGCTAACCTCCACTGGGTGTCTACACATGCGAGCATTAGCTTCCCTCTCTCTGGTGGAGCTGGGTTGGAGACCTGATGGGACTTTGGCTCTCCGTGGCCTCCACCTTCAGTTCCTAACTTGTCCCACTGATAGGGAAATTGTAGGTGCTTGAACTTCATTCTAAAATAAGCATTTGAATGAGTAAGAAATCTGCACGATAAGGAGACATCTTGTCCTCACAGGAAAGACCTAATGTGACCAGGCTATAATGTTGAAGAGAAGCTCCCAGTTCTTAAGCTGCCTTGTTGTCTCCTCTCTTCAGCCTTTAGAAGCAGTGACATTATCCCAAGAGTCTCCTGACATCGTCTACTCAAGGAGACCTCCAGCAAGAAGGGGACCGAAGTACACACCAGGCTTGAATATGTGTCCActcctcttttccctttctttgtaGGTTTCCCTCCACCAGTCCTGGAGATAGAAGATGCTTACCCACAGGCAGGGACAGACGTTAATGTGACCTGCTCAGGTCACGTGCTAACATCGCCCAGCCCTACTCTTCGGCTCCAGGGATCCCTAAACCTCTCTGCTCCCGGGGAGCCTGCCTGGCTTCGGTTTACTGCCAGGGAGGAAGATGATGGCCGGACTCTCTCCTGTGAGGCCTCTTTGGTGGTGCAGGGCCAGCGACTGGTCAAAACCACCAAGATCCAGCTTCATGTGTTATGTGAGTGGAGGGTCTATCCCCCTGGACAAAGTGAAGATACTTCGTTTCCCTTCCAGTGATGTTGGCTTTGTTAGTAGAGGGGCCACACTTTTCCAGTTGGAAAAACCCGGAGAAGAAAATGACTCACACCAAGCTTGTCGTGCCCTCAGGAAACTGAGTGGGAGCAAGGGAGAGGCAGCCCAGAAAGGAACAGGGTCCCTGTGGTCAGGCACTGTTGGTTGAGAACAGCGGCTGCAGACATAGCATAAGAGGAGACAGCTGAGGCTGACACTAAGGAGGGAAACctccaaaattccaaaatttcaaaatgtgcggggctggggattagctcagtagtagagcgcttgcctagcaagcacaaggccctgggttcagtccccagctccgggaaaaaaaaaaaaattcgtgTTTTGGAAAACAAGGAAATCCTTATTTCTGAATTCACCCCTTGCCCATTGAGAACCTAAAATGGGAAAGCCTGCTGGGTCTCACTGACAAGGCTGTGTTATCACTTAGCCTGTGTCCACCGAAATACCTAGGCTGCGTCTCATACCCTTCGCTGTAAGGAAGGGATGAGAGGCTTTGGTTAAGGCAGGGAGGGAGCTGACTCTCTTCTGTGTGAGGAAGACAGGGCTGGGATGAGGGGACAGCATTTGGGTTGATAGGGAAGGAGCTGTGAACGGAAATGAGACAGGAACGGGACTTAGAACTGGGCTCCTGGCGGGACTCTCTTGCAGACAAGCCAAGGTTTCAGGAATCCGACTGCCCTGGCAACCAGATATGGGTAGAAGGGATGGATCAGATGCTTGCCTGCATCCCAGAGGGAAACCCCATCCCGGCTTTGGTGTGTATCTGGAATGGGATGACCTTTGACCTTGAGGTACCTCAGAAGGCCACCCAGAACCACACAGGAACTTACAGCTGCACAGCCACCAACTCCCTAGGCTCTGTCAGCAAAGACATCGCTGTCCTTGTCCAAGGTACCCGCTGCACCAGCTGCCAGCTCCGGCAGAGAGGCCCCCCAGGGATTGGGGTTCTCACACAGCATAGAGGGAGGAGAGATGCTCCCCGGTGTGAGTGTGAGATGTGGGCTTGGTGGCTTGAGGAGGGATGACTTTCTTGTCCTCAGCCCGCCGTCCCCAGTTCTGTCTTCTGTGCCCACACAGGCCTGCATGAGGGAATCAGCTCGTCcaccatcttcatcatcatcattttcacCCTCGGCATGGCTGTGATCACCATAGCATTATATCTGAACTACCAGCCCTGCAAAAGAAACGGTAGGAAACGGACGCAcaggcagaaagagcagaacaaaggcGGGGAGAGACAGTTCTCGGATATACAAGCCGAGGAGTGCCACGCGCACCTCTGCTGACCACAGACAGCTTTTTGCTTGCATGTGACTTCAGCTACCAGGATTTACAGGGACGCAAGAGTGAGccaaggaggaaagaggagacaaTGCGAGGCTTCATTTCCTCGCATTCCGTTGTCCCCCAAAACAGGGTTTCAGGGCCCCACCGTGGCTCGTGTCCAGTCCATCTGGAGTTCCtttcttgtttgattttattCCAGTTTGTAGATATTTCAGTCTGATTGTTCCATCTGGAGGGATCCTGTCACCGTTACTCTGTGTTCAACTAGTCCACACTCGGGCACGAGGAAGGCCCCGCCCTTGCCCCTCGTTCCCACTGCCCACCTCTCAAACAGCGAAGGAGAAGGGTCATCAGAGGTATCCTGGAGTGCGTTGTTCAGGGCATCCAGATGACTGACTAGGAACTTATTTCACAGTTCAGGGACAAGACTTCATAGGATAGGTAGCGATTAAGTAGGCAGGAATTAGAACTCTTCCCTGCCCATACTCCCCTGCTCACCAAACAGTACCCGTCGGCATCATGAAGGCTGTTGGCTGGTTAAGCTTCACCCTAGAAACCCTCTGCAGTTTCACTTTGAAACACTCTGAATTCCTTTCTGGTAGAGGCCGAGTTCCAGGCATACTCTCCCTCTCCACAAGAATTGCCTGTTTTTGTCGTCTGCCATTAAGTCACCTGGGGTGAATGTACACAAGCCCACAGCAGTGTGCTTAACACAGAGATGGGGCTCTGTTCCGTCACCAGAATTCTCGGTGACCGGTTCACCCTATGCCATAGCAGCTCAGCTTCCTTCACGGTCCTTTGGAAGGACTGTGTCTGCCTGGGTGACAAGATGTCCTGGCTGGGAGAACATCAAGGCAGGGCTTTGCTCCAGACCTGTTATGAAGTCTACTGAGATGTTAGCTGTGGCAAAATAAAATAGGCTTTGTGAATCTGTTCCTTCTCCTGTTGTCCTAAGTAAAGCTTTTGTTATGTGAAACCAAATGGTGGCGTTCCTGAACCTCGAGGCTAGCTCCCAGTTGGTAACACACACGAGCAGCCAGCCTACAGCAAGTGATGTCTCAGCTCCAGTCTGCAGCCTGTTTTTCCTGCTCTCAAAACCAAAGCTCACACTCGCACCCCGTTTCCACCTTACAGATACTAGCTAGAAGCGATGCATCATCAGATACCAAAGggtgtctcccttccttcctggacTCTCCTGAATCTGAAGTTAAGGAATTGGTATAAAAATTATCCTTTGATTTCACCGTGCAAGGCAACAGAGGCCCGGTGGTAAACAGTGTTGTCTTTGCTTCTACAAACTTAGAATCTGCGAGGAATGTGCTCGCCTTCTGGTACTGAGACAAACATCAGGTCGTCAACCCACAAGAAAGAAGGTCTCCACTAGAGTGTCCAAGTCTTCAACTTGTTTGGGCTTGTATAGAGGCAGTATATTGTGGTGTGAGCACAGAGGGGGCCTTTTGTATCATGGaagcaggaagcaaagaga comes from the Rattus norvegicus strain BN/NHsdMcwi chromosome 10, GRCr8, whole genome shotgun sequence genome and includes:
- the Tcam1 gene encoding testicular cell adhesion molecule 1 precursor, which gives rise to MKMLLLGIWTLLALIPCPGTTEVLFQVSVHPNQALVEFGHSLTINCSTTCPDPGPSGIETFLKKTQLSKGSQWKEFLLEGITENSVLQCFFSCAGVQKDTALDITMYQPPEQVILDLQPEWVAIDEAFTVKCHVPSVAPLQSLTLTLLQGDQELHRKDFLSLSLVSQRAEVTVNVRAQRENDRHNFSCRAELDLSPHGGGLFHGSSATKQLRIFEFSQNPQILVPSLLEVGMAETMSCEVVRVFPAQEAVFRMFLEDQELSPFSSWKGDAAWASATIQAMETGDQELTCLVSVGPVEQKARKPVHVYSFPPPVLEIEDAYPQAGTDVNVTCSGHVLTSPSPTLRLQGSLNLSAPGEPAWLRFTAREEDDGRTLSCEASLVVQGQRLVKTTKIQLHVLYKPRFQESDCPGNQIWVEGMDQMLACIPEGNPIPALVCIWNGMTFDLEVPQKATQNHTGTYSCTATNSLGSVSKDIAVLVQGLHEGISSSTIFIIIIFTLGMAVITIALYLNYQPCKRNGRKRTHRQKEQNKGGERQFSDIQAEECHAHLC